A window of Puntigrus tetrazona isolate hp1 chromosome 11, ASM1883169v1, whole genome shotgun sequence contains these coding sequences:
- the slc29a1b gene encoding equilibrative nucleoside transporter 1 isoform X2 gives MDPQVPKDKYNGVWLIFFMLGLGTLLPWNFFMTATVYFTGRLADPLSEANSSANATEEGPRSVLQARFNNVMTLCAMVPLLVFTCLNSVLHQRIPQKIRIAGSLAAILLVFLLTAVLVKVPLEPLPFFIVTMIKIICINSFGAVLQGSLFGMAGLLPASYTTPIMSGQGLAGTFAAFSMICAIASGSAMHDSAFGYFITACVVISLAIASYALLPRLAFYQYYQESRQSKPAEDEENKMDLLKKDEQQKSAGDDDKQSPSILAIFKKIWVMALSVCFAFTITIGTFPAITVDVKSTIAGGGKWELYFIPVSCFLLFNMFDWLGRSLTAVCMWPGKDSKLLPGLLAARVIFVPLFMLCNVQPRFYLPVYFSHDGWFIAFMILFAFSNGYLASLCMCFGPKSGSWRSLCALKIKKHPKYTFE, from the exons ATGGATCCTCAGGTGCCCAAAGACAA ATATAATGGCGTGTGGTTGATTTTCTTCATGTTGGGGTTGGGAACGCTGCTGCCGTGGAATTTCTTCATGACGGCCACCGTG TATTTCACGGGTCGTCTGGCAGATCCTTTAAGCGAAGCCAATTCCTCGGCCAACGCCACTGAAGAAGGGCCCCGGAGCGTCCTGCAGGCCAGGTTTAATAATGTGATGACGCTGTGTGCCATGGTTCCTCTGCTGGTCTTCACCTGCCTCAACTCAGTGCTTCATCAGAG GATCCCTCAGAAGATCCGGATCGCAGGGAGTCTGGCGGCTATCCTGCTGGTGTTTCTGCTCACCGCCGTCCTGGTCAAAGTACCTCTGGAGCCGCTGCCTTTCTTCATCGTCACCATGATCAAAATCATCTGCATTAACT CGTTCGGAGCGGTTCTTCAGGGAAGTTTGTTCGGGATGGCCGGACTCCTGCCAGCGTCCTACACGACTCCCATCATGAGCGGACAGGGACTCGCAGGAACCTTCGCCGCCTTCTCCATGATCTGTGCCATCGCCA gTGGTTCTGCTATGCATGACAGTGCGTTCGGATACTTCATCACAGCGTGTGTCGTTATTTCCCTCGCTATTGCATCGTATGCTCTACTTCCTAGACTG GCCTTTTATCAGTACTATCAGGAGAGTCGGCAGAGCAAACCAGCTGAGGATGAGGAGAACAAGATGGATCTGCTGAAGAAAG ATGAGCAACAGAAGAGCGCTGGAGACGACGACAAACAATCACCTTCCATTCTGGCCATATTTAAGAAG ATCTGGGTCATGGCGCTCTCTGTGTGCTTCGCCTTCACCATCACCATCGGCACGTTTCCCGCCATCACTGTGGACGTTAAATCTACCATCGCTGGCGGTGGAAAGTGGG AGCTGTATTTCATCCCAGTGTCTTGTTTCCTGTTATTCAACATGTTTGATTGGCTCGGTCGGAGTCTGACCGCAGTCTGCATGTGG CCTGGTAAAGACAGCAAGCTGCTGCCGGGTCTGCTAGCGGCCCGTGTGATTTTCGTCCCTCTCTTCATGCTCTGTAACGTCCAGCCTCGCTTCTATCTGCCCGTCTACTTCTCACACGACGGCTGGTTCATCGCCTTCATGATCCTCTTTGCCTTTTCGAACGGATATCTGGCCAGTCTGTGCATGTGCTTCGGGCCCAA ATCTGGGTCATGGCGCTCTCtgtgtgctttaaaaataaaaaaacatccaaaatacacatttgagtAA
- the LOC122353867 gene encoding sulfotransferase 6B1 gives MSQTLPENEMKSKMQQAMKMKDEDKLYKREGILYSTILSPPETLDKLKDLQAREDDLVLVAYPKCGFNWMVAVLRKILNASTGKNEKPPEMPPLVEFLPPDVQEKLSEMPPRRLLGTHLHPDNIPPSFFTKKPKILVVFRNPKDTLVSYFHFMNKNPVLPSAEPWDKFFSDFMAGEVPWGSYFDHALAWEKHLDDPNVMIVTYEEMKQNLAEGVKKISEFFSLPLTEEQVGGVAGESTFNAMLENSQKSHGNFGSIFFRKGEVGDWKNHFSDAQSERMDELFQAKLAGTKLGARMKYDLYCQ, from the exons ATGAGCCAAACGCTGCCTGAAAACGAAATGAAGTCTAAGATGCAGCAGGCGATGAAGATGAAGGACGAGGACAAGCTTTATAAGCGAGAGGGAATCCTGTACTCCACGATCCTCAGCCCTCCAGAGACCCTGGACAAGTTAAAAGACCTGCAGGCCAGAGAGGACGATCTCGTCCTGGTGGCGTACCCTAAATGCG GGTTCAACTGGATGGTGGCAGTCTTGCGGAAGATCTTGAATGCCTCCACCGGAAAAAACGAGAAACCGCCTGAAATGCCTCCTCTGGTGGAGTTTTTACCTCCAGATGTTCAAGAG AAACTGTCTGAAATGCCCCCGCGGAGGCTTCTGGGAACTCATCTGCACCCTGACAACATCCCTCCCTCGTTCTTCACTAAGAAACCAAAG ATTCTGGTGGTGTTCAGAAACCCCAAAGACACACTGGTCTCATATTTCCATTTCATGAACAAAAACCCGGTTCTGCCCAGCGCTGAGCCGTGGGACAAGTTCTTCTCAGACTTCATGGCTGGTGAAG TGCCCTGGGGCTCTTATTTTGATCACGCTCTCGCCTGGGAGAAACATCTAGACGACCCAAACGTGATGATCGTGACGTACGAGGAAATGAAACAG AATCTGGCAGAAGGCGTGAAGAAAATCTCGGAGTTCTTCAGCCTTCCTCTGACCGAGGAGCAGGTCGGCGGCGTCGCCGGAGAAAGCACCTTCAACGCCATGCTGGAAAACTCACAGAAATCTCATGGCAATTTTGGCAGCATCTTCTTCaggaaag GTGAGGTGGGCGACTGGAAGAATCATTTTTCTGACGCCCAGAGCGAGCGGATGGACGAGCTTTTCCAAGCCAAGCTCGCCGGGACAAAACTGGGAGCCAGAATGAAGTACGACCTTTACTGCCAATAA
- the vipb gene encoding vasoactive intestinal peptide b codes for MISLSSCQTLLLMAVWGVFCCRTLALPAISAYPDIRPGALDEDGEDDWTRDPSLQDLEAYKLLYELTNTVERPSRHADGLFTSGYSKLLGQLSAKEYLESLLAKRVSDELGMEQVPVKRHSDAVFTDNYSRYRKQMAAKKYLNSVLAGKRR; via the exons ATGATTTCACTGAGCAGCTGTCAGACGCTCCTGCTGATGGCCGTCTGGGGCGTCTTCTGCTGCAGGACTCTTGCGCTGCCTGCCATCTCTGCATATCCTGACATCAG ACCAGGAGCTCTGGATGAAGACGGCGAGGACGACTGGACGAGAGACCCGTCTCTGCAGGATCTGGAGGCGTATAAACTCCTGTATGAACTCACTAACACCGTTGAGAG GCCCTCCAGACACGCTGATGGGCTGTTCACGAGCGGATACAGCAAACTGCTCGGCCAGCTGTCTGCTAAAGAGTACCTGGAGTCTTTACTTGCAAAGAGAGTCAG TGATGAGCTGGGCATGGAGCAGGTGCCCGTGAAACGACACTCGGACGCCGTCTTCACGGACAACTACAGCCGCTACCGCAAACAGATGGCGGCCAAGAAATACCTCAACTCCGTTCTGGCAGGGAAAAGGAG GTGA
- the slc29a1b gene encoding equilibrative nucleoside transporter 1 isoform X1, which produces MDPQVPKDKYNGVWLIFFMLGLGTLLPWNFFMTATVYFTGRLADPLSEANSSANATEEGPRSVLQARFNNVMTLCAMVPLLVFTCLNSVLHQRIPQKIRIAGSLAAILLVFLLTAVLVKVPLEPLPFFIVTMIKIICINSFGAVLQGSLFGMAGLLPASYTTPIMSGQGLAGTFAAFSMICAIASGSAMHDSAFGYFITACVVISLAIASYALLPRLAFYQYYQESRQSKPAEDEENKMDLLKKDEQQKSAGDDDKQSPSILAIFKKIWVMALSVCFAFTITIGTFPAITVDVKSTIAGGGKWELYFIPVSCFLLFNMFDWLGRSLTAVCMWPGKDSKLLPGLLAARVIFVPLFMLCNVQPRFYLPVYFSHDGWFIAFMILFAFSNGYLASLCMCFGPKKVDASEAETAGAIMAFFLSLGLALGASLSFLFRALV; this is translated from the exons ATGGATCCTCAGGTGCCCAAAGACAA ATATAATGGCGTGTGGTTGATTTTCTTCATGTTGGGGTTGGGAACGCTGCTGCCGTGGAATTTCTTCATGACGGCCACCGTG TATTTCACGGGTCGTCTGGCAGATCCTTTAAGCGAAGCCAATTCCTCGGCCAACGCCACTGAAGAAGGGCCCCGGAGCGTCCTGCAGGCCAGGTTTAATAATGTGATGACGCTGTGTGCCATGGTTCCTCTGCTGGTCTTCACCTGCCTCAACTCAGTGCTTCATCAGAG GATCCCTCAGAAGATCCGGATCGCAGGGAGTCTGGCGGCTATCCTGCTGGTGTTTCTGCTCACCGCCGTCCTGGTCAAAGTACCTCTGGAGCCGCTGCCTTTCTTCATCGTCACCATGATCAAAATCATCTGCATTAACT CGTTCGGAGCGGTTCTTCAGGGAAGTTTGTTCGGGATGGCCGGACTCCTGCCAGCGTCCTACACGACTCCCATCATGAGCGGACAGGGACTCGCAGGAACCTTCGCCGCCTTCTCCATGATCTGTGCCATCGCCA gTGGTTCTGCTATGCATGACAGTGCGTTCGGATACTTCATCACAGCGTGTGTCGTTATTTCCCTCGCTATTGCATCGTATGCTCTACTTCCTAGACTG GCCTTTTATCAGTACTATCAGGAGAGTCGGCAGAGCAAACCAGCTGAGGATGAGGAGAACAAGATGGATCTGCTGAAGAAAG ATGAGCAACAGAAGAGCGCTGGAGACGACGACAAACAATCACCTTCCATTCTGGCCATATTTAAGAAG ATCTGGGTCATGGCGCTCTCTGTGTGCTTCGCCTTCACCATCACCATCGGCACGTTTCCCGCCATCACTGTGGACGTTAAATCTACCATCGCTGGCGGTGGAAAGTGGG AGCTGTATTTCATCCCAGTGTCTTGTTTCCTGTTATTCAACATGTTTGATTGGCTCGGTCGGAGTCTGACCGCAGTCTGCATGTGG CCTGGTAAAGACAGCAAGCTGCTGCCGGGTCTGCTAGCGGCCCGTGTGATTTTCGTCCCTCTCTTCATGCTCTGTAACGTCCAGCCTCGCTTCTATCTGCCCGTCTACTTCTCACACGACGGCTGGTTCATCGCCTTCATGATCCTCTTTGCCTTTTCGAACGGATATCTGGCCAGTCTGTGCATGTGCTTCGGGCCCAA GAAGGTGGACGCGAGCGAGGCGGAGACGGCTGGAGCCATCATGGCCTTCTTCCTGTCTCTGGGTCTGGCTCTCGGAGCGTCTCTGTCCTTTCTGTTTCGAGCGCTCGTCTGA